The Streptomyces achromogenes DNA segment GCCGGCCGGGACGCCCTCGGTGACGCCCTCGCGGAGATCACCGGCGGGCGCGGCGCCGACGGCATCGTGGAGACCACGGGCAACACCGCCGTGCTGCGCCAGGGCGTCGACGCGCTCGCCGCCCGCGGCACCCTGGTGGTGGTCGGCGCACCGCCCTTCGGCAGCGAAGTCGCCCTGGACGTGAACGGGTTGCTCGGCGGCAAGCGGGTCGTCGGCCTCACCCTCGGCGACAGCGAGACACGGAGCTTCATCCCCGCCCTGGTCGAGCTGGTCAAGGCCGGCCGGCTGCCGCTGGACCGTCTGATCGGCACGTACCCGTTCGCGGACATCGACCGGGCGGTCCAGGACATGACCTCGGGCAAGACCATCAAGCCGGTCCTGACGTTCTGATCTTCCGGCGAATCCGCTCCCGCCGGCGTTCTGACATCTCGTCAGTCGACCGTAAGGACCAGCTTCCCGGTGGTCCGGCCGGTGTCGCCGAGCCTGTGCGCCTCGGCGGCCCCGGCCAGCGGGAACGTCCCCGCGATGGTGGCGCGCAGCTGCCCCGCCTCGACCAGCCGGGCGATCTCTCGCATCCCGGCCCGGTCGGCGTCCACCAGCATCCGCACCGCCCGCACGCCGAGGCGCTCGGCCTCGGCGTGCAGTTCTCCGGAACCGACCGGCAGGATCGACACCACGATCCCGCCCGGTCGCAGGACGCGCAGGGAGTCCACCGAGGTGTCCCCGCCCAGGGTGTCCAGGACGACGTCGACGTCCTTCACGGCCTCGGTGAAGTCGCTCGCCCGGTAGTCGATCGTCTCGTCGGCGCCGAGTTCCCGCAGGAAGCCGTGCTTGCCCGCGCTGGCCGTGCCGATCACGTACGCCCCGCGCGCCTTGGCGATCTGCACGGCCACGTGCCCGACGCCGCCCGCGGCCGCGTGGATCAGTACCCGCTGCCCGGCTCCGAGGCCGGCCGTCTCCACCAGCGCCTGCCAGGCGGTCAGCGAGACCAGCGGCAGCGCACCGGCCTGGACGTGGTCGATCCCGGCCGGCTTGTGCCACAGGGCGCGGACCGGCGCGACGGCGTACTCGGCGTGGGAGCCGTGGCCGTAGGGGTACGGCAGCATGCCGAAGACCTCGTCGCCGGGGGCGAAGGAAGCCACGCCGATGCCGGTCGCCTCCACCGTCCCCGAGAGGTCCCAGCCCAGGACGAACGGCGGCTCGCCGAGGAAGCCGCCCGTGGCGCGGTGCTTCCAGTCGGTCGGGTTGACGCCCGCGGCGCGCACCCGCACCAATACCTGGTTCGGGCCCGGCGCGGGCCGCTCCGCTTCCTCTTCCCTCAGGACCTCGGGGCCGCCGAGGACGCTCTGGCCGATGGTGCGCATGGTGTTCACAGTGCTCATGGTGAACCAGCCTGCCGGGCCGCCCCCGGCCGGGAAATGGCACGATTGCCAACTTCCGATAGAATCGTGCCATGCCTGCGAAGCACCGCGTCGTCGTCCTCGCCCTCGACGGCGTCTACCCTTTCGAACTCGGCATCCCGAGCCGTGTGTTCGGCGCGGCCGACGGGCACTACGAGGTGCTGACCTGCACGGTCGACGGGCGGCCGGTGCGCACCAACGCCGACTTCACGGTCGGCGTGGAGCACGGCCCCGAGCTTCTGGAGACCGCCGACACCGTGGTGATCGCCCCGGTCGCGCCCGATCGGATGACCGACCACCTGCCCGACGCGGCCGCCGCGGCCCTCGCCCGGATCCGTCCCGGGGCGCGCCTCGTGTCCATCTGCACCGCCGCGTTCGTGCTCGCGGCCGCGGGCCTGCTCGACGGCCGCCGGGCCACCACCCACTGGTGTGTCGCGGAGGAGTTCCGCCGCAGGTACCCGCACGTCGAGCTCGACCCGGACGTCCTCTTCGTCGACGAGGACCAGGTGCTGACCTCGGCGGGAGCCGCCTCCGGCGTCGACGTCTGCCTGCACCTCGTCCGCAAGGACCACGGCAGCGAACTCGCCAACAGGGTGGCCCGCCGCTGTGTCGTCCCTCCCTTCCGGGACGGCGGCCAGGCCCAGTACATCGAACAGCCGGTCCCCGAGGCCGGCGCGGCGAGCACGGCGGACACCCGCGCCTGGGCCCTGCGGCGGCTCGGCGAGCCGCTCGCCCTGGCCGACCTCGCGGCGCACGCGCGGATGAGCCTGCGCACCTTCGCCCGCCGCTTCCACGACGAGACGGGACTGAGCCCCGGCCGCTGGCTGATCCAGCAGCGCGTCGCACACGCCCGGCATCTGCTGGAGGCCAGCGACCTCTCCGTGGACCAGATCGCCGGCCGCGTCGGCTTCGCCACGGGCGCCTCGCTGCGTCAGCACCTGCACGCGGCCATCGGCGTCTCCCCGCAGGCGTACCGCAGGACGTTCCAGACGACGCCCCGCTGAACGCCGGTCACCGGTCGCCGTCGGTTGCCGCGGTCGCCGTCGGCTGCCGCTCTCGGCTGCCGCTCGGCGGGCGGCGGGAGGCGGGAGGCGCTCGGCGCGGGGCGCGTGGGCCGGGTCCGCTCAGCGGCTGGCGTGCAGCGCGACCAGCAACTGCCACACCTGGTCGGCGATCTCGGCGGGGGAGCCGTCCAGGTCGCCGTGCAGCCAGTCCGCCAGGACGCCGGCGAAGGTCGCGGCGACGGCCGAGGCGACCAGGGGCGCGTCCGCCGCGCCCGCCCGTTGCCGCTCCCGCAGGCTGTAGGCACGCAGGTCGCGGTGGAGCACCCGGCCGAGCGGCCCGCCGCCGCCCGGCGTCAGCAGCCCGCGGTAGAGCGCGCTGTGCGGACTCAGCGACGCGAAGAACCCCGCCAGCGCGGCCGGGGCCCGCACCGGGTCGGGGCGGCCCTGCCAGGCGTGCAACGCCTCCACGGCCTCCCGCACGACGTCGGCGCAGGCGTCGACGGCGAGGGCCTCCAGGTCGGGATAGTGCACATAGAAGGTGGCCCGGCCGACGCCCGCCCGCCGCACCAGGGCGGCCACGCCCACCTCCTCCAGCGGCCGCTCGGCGCACTCCTCGAGGAGAGCCGAGCGCAGCCGCGCACGGGTGCGGGCCGCCCGCGGGTCCTCGGGCTCCCTGCGCGTCACTGTGCGACGAGGACGGCGACCAGGGCGAGGGCGCCGGGCAGGGCCTGCGCGAACAGGATCCGGCGGTTCGCGGTGACGGCGCCGTACCCGCCCGCGACGATCACGCAGGACAGGAAGAACACCTGGGCGCGGAAGCCGGTGGGGTCGGCCGCGATCAGCCCCCACATCAGGCCCGCCGCGAGGAAACCGTTGTAGAGCCCCTGGTTGGCGGCCATCGCGGCGGTCTTCTTCGCCATCTCCGGCTCGAAGCCGTGGAACGACAGGCCGGGCTTCTTCTGCCACAGGAACATCTCCATCACCAGGATGTAGAGATGCAGCGCGGCCACCAGCGCGACCAGAACGTTCGCCAGGATTTCCATGGTCTCCCTCACTTGTTGGACAGGTGTCCACTATAGCGGGACACCTGTCCAGGAAGTCCAGAGGCAGTCGCCCGGCCCCGGTGGGCCGTCGAAACGGGGGTAACCGCAGGGTTCGGAGGCGGGGCGCTCCGCTCCGGCCCGGATCTCGTGGAGGAGACGACGACATGGCACTGGTGAAAGCGGGCGTCGTGGTGCTCGACTGTGCCGAGCCCGAGAAGCTCGCCGAGTTCTACAAGGGGCTGCTGGACGCCGAGGAGATCGACCGGACCGCGAACCGCGTGGAGATCAGGAGCGATGACGGCACCCGCCTGGCCTTCCGGCGCGACGTGAACGCGACCCCGCCGAGCTGGCCCCGCCCCGAGAACTCCCTCCAGGCCCACCTGGACTTCCTGGTCGACGACCTCGACGAGGTGGAACGCAGGGTGGTCGGACTGGGCGGCCGCCCCCTGGAGACCAAAGGCGCGCCCGGCCCCCACGAGGAACGGGGCTACGCCGATCCGGCGGGCCACTCCTTCACCCTGCGCCTGGCGCCGTCGACCGCCCCGAAGCAGGGCTGAGCCGGGAACGCCCGGAGCGGCGGGCCCCGCCCTTCGGCAGGCGCCCGCCGCTCCGCAGGCTTCCGCACCGTGGAAGCCGTCCAGGCCTTCCGCGCCGCCGCCGCCCCGCCCCGCACCGCCGCGCCGCCCTGTCCCGGGCCGCCGTGTCCCGGGCCCGTGACGACGGCGGGCGGGCGTCAGTCGCGGCCGCCCTTCTCCTTGGCGGGCCAGACGCCGGTGGAGCGCTCGATCGCCTTGGCGCCGGTGCGGTCGGCGGCGCTGCGGGCGGCCGCGAAGATCGCCCCCTGCACCGCCGCGGCCAGCAGGACCTCGCCCCAGCCGCGGTCCCGGTCGAGGGCGTCCGGTGCGTCGTCCTCGTGCCTGATCGCCTTCCACGCCTTGCGGAACGCGAGCCCCGCCAGGGCGCCGCTCGCCCAACCCAGCGCGAATCCGACGGGCTGGTAGACGAGGGGGAGTTTCCTCTTCTTGGCCATGGATCTCCTCACTCCTTCTCTGTCATGTTCTCTGTCACGGGGGAGGGACGGCGGGCCCGGCCGGCTGCCGGTACCTCCTCACCGGCCGGCACCGGGCCGGGCGGTGTGCCGTCGCCGAACGGGCGGCCACCGAGCTCCTCCCGGCGGTGCGGTGTGTGCCAGCCGGCCAGGTCCGGTCCGAGGGGGACGATCCTCGTCGGGTTGATGCCGGCGTGCACCCGGTAGTAGTGCCGCTTGATGTGGTCGAAGTCGACGGTGTCGCCGAAACCGGGTGTCTGGAAGAGATCGCGGGCGTAGGCCCACAACACCTCGTTCTCCGTCAACTTCCAGCGGTTGCACTTGAAGTGACCGTGATAGACGGCGTCGAAACGCACCAGCGTGGTGAACAGCCGGATGTCCGCCTCGGTGAGAGTGTCGCCCACCAGGTACCGCTGCCGGGCCAGCCGCGGCGTCAGCAGCTCCAACCGCCGGAAGACACCCGCGCACGCCTCCTCGTACACGTCCTGGCCGTCGGCGAAACCCGCCCGGTACACCCCGTTGTTGACGTCCTCGTACACGTCGGCCATGACCGCGTCGATCTCGTCGCGGAGCCGCTCCGGGTAGAGGTCGGGCGCACCGGGGCGATGCAGGGCCGTCCACTCGGTGGCGAGGTCGAGAGTGAGCTGCTGGTAGTCGTTCGTCACCAGTTTCCCGCTCGGCACGTCGACGACCGCGGGCACACTGACCCCGCCCGGGTGACCGGGCTCCCGCCGCTCGTACGCCTCGGCGAGGTACCGGATGCCGAGGACGGGATCGCGGCCGCCGGGGTCGAGGCCGAACCGCCAGCTGCGGTCGTCCTGGACCGGATCGGTGATCGCCAAGGACAGCGTGTCCTCCAGACCGAGGAGCCGCCGCGAGATCACGGCGCGGCTCGCCCACGGGCAGGCGCGGCTGACCACCAGCCGGTAGCGGTGCCCGGAGACGGGCCAGCCGTCCCGGCCGTCCGCGGTGATCCGGTCGGTGAAGTGACTCCTGGCGCGCCGGAAAGCCGTGTGCCCGTACGCGCTGTTGCCGTCGCCGCCCCCGTCGCTCATGACGTCCTCCCGGTGGTGTCGCGTCTCCTGTTCCACGCGTTCCCCGTTTTCGGCCGGTGGCACGGTGTGATCGCGACCGGCCGGGGAATCCGGCGAAGGTGAGCGCGACGCCTTCAGAACGGAACGCCGATCACCCGGCCGACACGCAGGCCCGAGAGAGTCAGGGGGTGGACGATCGCAGCATCGGCCGGAGAGCCGGGACGCCAGGCGAACGTGCAGGCCGGCCGAGCACATCCGGCCCGCCCGGAACAGCCGACCCGTCCGACCCCTCCGGCCCGCCCGGAACAGCCGACCCGTCCGGCACGTCGGGCGCGCCCGACGCGCGGAGCACGCGCAGTGCGGACGACGGAGCAGCCGATCGGCGGACCCGCGTCACCGTGCTCGTGGCGCTGGCCGCCAACCTGGTCATCGCCGTCGCCAAGGGGCTGGGCGGCGTCCTCGCGGGGTCGCCGGCGCTGCTGTCGGAGGCCGCGCACTCCGTGGCCGACAGCCTGAACGAGGTGTTCCTGCTCGCCGCCCTGCGCCGCAGCCGGCGCCCGGCCGACCGCAGGCATCCCTTCGGCTACGGCAAGGAACGCTTCTTCTGGTCGCTCCTCGCCGCTGTCGGGATCTTCGTGATGGGTGGCTGCTTCTCCTTCTTCCAGGGCGTGGAGGCGCTGCGGACGGGAGCCGACGAGAAACTCAGTGGCTACGTGGCGGGCCTGATCGTGCTCGGCGTCTCCTTCCTCGCCGAGGGCGCCTCCCTGGCGCGGGCCCTGCACCAGGTGCGCCGGCAGGGCGGCAGCGCGGGCCTGCGCGACCCCGCCCTGCGTACGGTCGTCGCGGAGGACGGCACGGCCGTGCTCGGCGTCACCCTGGCCGCGATCGGCATGGCCCTGCACATGGTCACCGGGCAGGTCGTCTGGGAGGCCTCCGCGTCGCTGGCGATCGGAGCGCTGCTCGTCTACGTCGCCTTCCGGCTCGGCCGCGACGCCCGCGACCAGCTCATCGGCGAGGCAGCCGCGCCCGAGACCGGCGCGCGCATCCGCGCGCTCCTCGACGCCCAGCCGGAGATCGACAGCGTGGAAGCGGTGTTCACGATGCAGATGGGCCTGGACTCGGTTCTTGTCGCGGCCCGCGTGGACCTCATGCCGGGCCTGGACAGCGAGCGGGTCGAGGAGGTGGCCGTGCGCATCAAGCGGTCGATCGCCTCGACGGTCTCCGAGGCGGACCAGGTCTTCCTCGACGTGACCGACCGGCCCGCGGGAGAGACGGCGCAAAGCCCCGCCGCGACGGGGGAGCGCGGCGGGGCCTGACCTTCGGGTGCCCGGTGGGAACGCGCTGATGCGTTCCCACCGCGGATTTCCTGCTCGCGGTGCCCGCGAGGGCGCCGCCCGCGCGACCTGGAGGGTCAGCGGTTCCCGGCCGGTTCCACGACGAACACCGGGATCTCCCGGTCCGTCTTCGTCTGGTATTCGGCGTACGGGGGATAGGCGGCGACGGCCCGCTCCCACCACTCGGCCTTCTCCGCGCCGGTGACCTCACGGGCCGTCATGTCCTGCTTGAGCGGCCCGTCCTGGAGCTCGACCTGGGGAAGGGCCTTGATGTTGTGGTACCAGACGGGGTGCTTGGGCGCCCCGCCCTGGGAGGCGACCAGGGCGTACCGGCCGTCGTGCTCGACGCGCATCAGCGGGGTCTTGCGAATCCGGCCGCTCTTCACACCCAGGGTCGTCAGCAGGATGACGGGCAGTCCCGTCTCCCGCAGGGTCGTGCCCTCGGTGCCGCCGGAGCTTTCGTAGAGCTCCACCTGCTCGCGCACCCACTGTGTCGGGCTGGGTTCGTACTCGCCTTCGAGAGGCATGGTCTGCGTCCCCTTCGTCATGTCACTGGTGCCGTGTGCCGTCATGCCGTCGCTCCGTCCGCGTGGTTCGCGTGGTTCGCGTCGCGCACGTCCGGCCCGCACAGAGCTGCAACACCGACGGCCGCGTGTTTCATCCGCACGTGCGGTCCCTACGTCACCATCCGGACGGCGAGCACGGTCATCACCCCGCTCGACACGAGGGCCGTGACCAGGCGTCCCCGGTGGCCGGTGAGCGCGCGGCCCAGCAGGGCGCCCCCTCCGGCGAGCAGCACCTGCCAGCTCGCCGAGGCGACGAAGGCCGCCAGCACGAACACGCCCTGTTCCAGGGGCCGTACCGGGTCGGCGGTGCCGGCGCCCAGGACCAACGCCGCGAAGTAGACCACGGTCGTCGGGTTGAGCAGGGTGATGCCGAGGAGGCTCAGATAGGCCCGTGCCGGCCCGGGCGGAGGCGGTCCGGACCGGGTGGCGAGCCGATGCGCCCGGTACTGGCGCACGGCGCTCAGCGCGCCCCGGGCCGCCAGCGCCAGCAGGACCAGAGCCGAGGCCCAGCGCAGTGGCGTCAGCACCGGTCGCAGCACGGCCGCGACGGCCGAGCCGCCCACGGTCGCGACCAGTGCGTAGAGGCCGTCCGCGGTGGCGACGCCGAGCGCCGCGCACATCCCGGTGCGCAGGGAGGTGCGGGCGGTGAGCGAGACGAGGTAGGTCGCGACCGCGCCGACGGGCACGGCGATGCCGTAACCCGCGACCAGGCCCGCGACGAGGGCGGCCGTCACCGTCGTGCGGCGTCGCGCCTCCGGGGACGGCCGGGCTGCTGCTGGACCGGCGCCGGGGGAGCGGCGGCGGACGTCAGCGGCAGAGAGGCGTCGAAAGTGAGCATGGCTGGATCCTGCGGGTGCGGAGCGCCCGAGGGCAACCGGATTTCACGTGCCCCACCCCGAACCGCGGTCAGTGCGGGCTCGGCGGCGCGAACTCCGTGCCGCAGGGTCCCGCCCCCTCGCTCACCGGCAGGGTCAACCGCTCGCCGTCCATCGTCAGCGTCCGGTAGTACGCGCCGATCCGCTCAGCCGAGCGCCCGACGTAGTGCCCGATGAACGACCGGCGGAACCGGTCGCCGCTCCGGTTGGGCTGCGATCCGTGCACCAGACTGCCGTTGAAGAACAGCACGTCGCCCGGGGCCATGTCGACCGGAGTCGCCGCGAGCCCGGGCGGCGGCGGCACGTACTCCCGCGCGAACGACACCTGGTCGTCGGCCGTCTCCGGGCAGAACAGGTCCATCCGGTGCGTGCCGGGCACGACTTCCAGACCGCCGTTGTCGCGGTCGATCTCGTCGCAGGCCAGCCAGGCGGCCACGCACGTGCCCGGTTCGACCCGCAGATAGAAGTTGTCCTGGTGCAGCGCCTGGCCCCGGGCCCCCGGCGGCTTGAAGTAGAACATGCTCTGCGCGGCCAGCACCTCCTCGTCGAGCAACTGCTCCAGCACGGCCCGTAGTCGGGCGTCGAGCAGGACCCGGCGGGCGAGCGGACTGATCTCGTGCGGGTGCAGCACTCTCGGATACGCGGCGAGCGGGTCCACGGCGCCGGGGCGCGGCTCGAAATGCCCGGGCACCGGCCGCCCCGCCGCGTGCAGGGCCTGGAACCCGGCACACAGCCGGTCGACCTCGTCCCGCGTGAACAGGCCGCGCACGACGGTGAATCCGTCCTCCCGGTACTGCCGCAGGTCCGCCTCACCCGGGCGGGGGGTCCCGGCGGCGCCGTTGTCCGTGACTGTCATGCGTGGCCTCCTCGGTCCGCCTGCCGCGGGACCGGCACCGTAACCCCGGACCGGCCGATGCGAAAGAAGGGCCACGGGCGGCGGCGGTCGGATGAGGGAAAGGTCCGGAAATCGCGTCCCGAAAGATGCCCCGAAAGGGGCGTCAAAAGGGACAGTAATACCGGGACCGCCCCACAGGGCGATCCCGCTTTGACGATTCGTCAATATCCGGCGGCCGGTGGCCCGTGTACGAAACCGTGTGATCCCTTGTTCGTCCTGGTCGGGTTGTGCGAAGGTGTGCCTTGTCGGCGCGCGGACAACGATTTCCCCATCGTGCGCACGAGACGCCTCCCGTCACACTCCCCACGCTTCACGAGAGCTGTCCCCTGTGGACGTCGGAGGCGCCGAACCCTGTGCGAGTCGTCCCGCCGCCCGGGCGGAACCGCAAACCCGATGGTATGGACTTTATGCCGCATGCCCCCGGAAGGAATGCAGCCCGTGAATGACGCAGGCCTGTCGAATTCCCCTTCGGCGCGCCGCTTCGACGCGACGGACGAACAGCTCAGCGCGGAGCTGAAGAAGTGGACGGGGGCGTCGCCCGCGCTGCATCCCGTCGGTGAACTGCTGGACCGGCACTGGGAGGCCGCGTTCGCCTACGCCCGGCTGTGCACCGACGACGAGCGCGCGGCCGGCATGCTCACCACGGCCGCCTTCACCCGGCTGTTCGGCGAGACCCTGCGGCAGAACGGTCCGACGGCCGCCTGGCGCCCTCATCTGCTGGTCACCGTTCGCCGTATCGCGGCCGAGTGGGACGCCGACGGCCGCCGTGACCTGCTGCATCCCACACTGCGCTCCGAGGGCGACGGCGACGGCGTGATCGCCGACCGCGCGGCCTCCCTCATGCTGCCGCCCGTGAACCGGCGCATGCTGTCCCGGGCGTTCCAGCGGCTGCCCGAGGCGGCCCGCTGTCTGCTCTGGCACGTCGAGGTCGAGGCGGAGCCCGTGGCGGTCCCGGCCGGCCTGCTGGGCCTCGAGGAGGACGGCGCCCGCGGCGAGTTGAGCCGGTCCCGCGAGCGGTTGCGGGAGGAGTGCCTCCAGGTGCACCGCGAACTCGCCACCGACGACGAGTGCCACCGTTACCACCGACTGCTGGACGTCACCTGCCGACGCGGCGGCGGCGACCTCGACCCCGACCTGCGCACCCACCTGGACGGCTGCCGGCACTGCACCCACACCGCCGACCAGTTGCTGCAGTTCGAGGGGCTGCTCGGCACCGCCCTGGCCGACGGCATCCTGGGCTGGGCCGCCGCGGCCTATGTGGAGATCCGGGTCGCGGGCCGCGGCGAGTCCATCGACCCGGCCGGCGAGAAGACACGCGGTTATGCGGGCGAGGCCTTCACGGACGGGTCCTTCGCGGCCGCCTCGGCCGAGGCCGGAGCCCGGCCCGCGACCCGAGGCCGGATGCGGTCCGGCCTGGCCTCCCGGATCGGGGCCCGCTTCGGCGACCTCTCGTCGACCGCGACCGCGACAGTGACCGGGACGGCCACGGCCCCGGCCGGTCCCGGCGACGGATCCGCGCCCGGCTCCGCGACGGACGCCGACTCCCGCCCCGGCGCGAGCCGTTCGGCGCAGAAGGCGGCCCGTCGCGCCGCCCGCCGGCGCAACCTCGCCGCCGCGGTGCTGACCGTGAGCGGGCTCGTCGTCCTGCCGCTCATGGTGTGGGCCGTGATCGACTCCGGCGAGGGATCCGCCCCGGCGGCCAACAGCGGTGCGGCGGAGCCCGACGCGCCGGGCACGGACAAGGCCACCGGCGAGCCGTCCTGGACCGGCGCCGACGCCGCCGTCCAGGGCACCGTGCGCGGCCGTCTGCACAACGTCGCCTCCGGGCTGTGCATCGGCGTCGAGGGGACCAAGCCGGTCAGTGGCGCCGAGGCCGCACTCGCCGCCTGCACCTCCGCCGCCGGCCAGCAGTGGGCGTACGACCCGAGCGGACTGCTGCGCAGCGCCGCGGCCCCCGACCTCTGCCTCGACTCCCGGCTCGGCTACTCGGTGCGGCTCGCGCCCTGCACGGGCGCCGCCCAGCCGGACGCCAGGAACGTCCAGTACGACTTCACGCTGCAGGGCACGCTCGTCCCGCGCTCCGGCCAGAACCTCGCGCTGGCGCCCGCCGCCACCGACGGCTCGGGCGCGCTCGTCCTGAAGAACCGGGTGGACAGCGCCGCCCAGCGCTGGGTGATCGACACCTCGCGGCCCGACCCGCAGATGCAGTTCGTCAACTGGGGCGCCGACAGCGACCCCTCCGACGCCCCGGCCCCGTCCCCCACGCCGAAAGCCGCGAAGCCCGCGCCCACTCCGACACCGTCCGCCGCCCCGACGGCGTCCGCCGGGGCGTCCCCGGGCGCGGGCGGTGGTTCCTGCTGGTACGGGAACCCCTGCTCCGGCGGCCGGCCCGGCTCGTCCGGCGGCTACGGACACGGCTCCGGCGGATACGGTTACGGAGGTTACGGCGGCAACGGCGGCTACGGGTACGGCGGGTACGGGTACGGCGGGTACGGAGGGTACGGCGCCGGGCGCTGAACCGGGCGGTCAGGCGCCGATCACCTGGAGCGAGGCCCACAGCGCCACCACGGCCGGGATCAGCGCGGCCGGCACCGTGAGCAGGCCGAGCCGGGTGAACTCGCCGACCTCGACGCGCTCTTCGCGTTCCTGCACCACACGCCGCCACAGCAGCGTCGCGAGGGATCCGGCGTAGGTCAGGTTCGGGCCGATGTTCACCCCGAGCAGCACCGCGAGCACCGCCCCGGTTCCGGCCGGGGCGGCGAGCGGCACCAGGACCAGCACCGCGGGCAGGTTGTTGATCAGGTTCGCGAGGACGGCGGCCACCGCGGCGACGGCCAGCAGCGCGAGGAGACCCGAGCCCCCGGGCAGCACGTGCCGCAACGCGCCGGCCAGACCGTTGTCGACCACCGCGCGCACCACGATC contains these protein-coding regions:
- a CDS encoding ricin-type beta-trefoil lectin domain protein; the encoded protein is MQPVNDAGLSNSPSARRFDATDEQLSAELKKWTGASPALHPVGELLDRHWEAAFAYARLCTDDERAAGMLTTAAFTRLFGETLRQNGPTAAWRPHLLVTVRRIAAEWDADGRRDLLHPTLRSEGDGDGVIADRAASLMLPPVNRRMLSRAFQRLPEAARCLLWHVEVEAEPVAVPAGLLGLEEDGARGELSRSRERLREECLQVHRELATDDECHRYHRLLDVTCRRGGGDLDPDLRTHLDGCRHCTHTADQLLQFEGLLGTALADGILGWAAAAYVEIRVAGRGESIDPAGEKTRGYAGEAFTDGSFAAASAEAGARPATRGRMRSGLASRIGARFGDLSSTATATVTGTATAPAGPGDGSAPGSATDADSRPGASRSAQKAARRAARRRNLAAAVLTVSGLVVLPLMVWAVIDSGEGSAPAANSGAAEPDAPGTDKATGEPSWTGADAAVQGTVRGRLHNVASGLCIGVEGTKPVSGAEAALAACTSAAGQQWAYDPSGLLRSAAAPDLCLDSRLGYSVRLAPCTGAAQPDARNVQYDFTLQGTLVPRSGQNLALAPAATDGSGALVLKNRVDSAAQRWVIDTSRPDPQMQFVNWGADSDPSDAPAPSPTPKAAKPAPTPTPSAAPTASAGASPGAGGGSCWYGNPCSGGRPGSSGGYGHGSGGYGYGGYGGNGGYGYGGYGYGGYGGYGAGR